CCGGCGCCGGGCTCCAACGCGTCGATCTTGTTGAAGACGAGCAGCTCGGGCAGGTCGCCGAGCCCGATCTCGCGGAGCACGCGGTGCACGGCCTCGATGCGCCGCTCGAAATCCTCGGCCGAGGCGTCGACGACGTGCAGCAGCAGGCTCGCGTCCTCGAGCTCCTCGAGCGTCGCGCGGAAGGCGTCGACGAGCTCGGGCGGCAGGTCGCGGATGAAGCCCACGGTGTCGGTGACGATCACCTCGCGCTCCTTCGGGAAGCGCAGCCGGCGCGAGACGGGGTCGAGCGTCGCGAACATCCGATCCTCGACGAGTACGTCGGTCTTCGTGAGCGCGCGGATCAGCGTGCTCTTGCCCGCGTTCGTGTAGCCGACGATCGACAGCACGGGCACGGCGCGGCGATCGCGCCGCTGCCGGCGCTGGCTGCGCTGGCCGGCGAGCCGGCCGAGCTCGCGCTGGAGCTTGGTGATGCGGTCGCGCACGCGGCGGCGATCGACCTCGAGCTTCGTCTCGCCGGGGCCGCGCCCGCCGATGCCGCCGCCGAGTCGCGACAGCGACACGTCGGCCTGCTGCGCGAGCCGCGGCAGCCGGTACTGCAGCTGCGCGAGCTCGACCTGGAGCTTGCCGTCCCGCGAGGTCGCGTGCTGCGCGAAGATGTCGAGGATGAGCTGCGTGCGATCGACGACGCGCAGCTCCATGCGCTCGGCGAGGTTGCGCGCCTGCGTCGGCGTGAGCTTCTGATCGAAGATCACGAGGTCGACGTCCTGCTGGAAGGTGCGCACGGCGAGGTCGTCGAGCTTGCCGCCGCCGATCACGGTCTTCGGGTCGACCTGCGGACGGTGCTGCGTGACGACGTCGACGACCTGCACGCCGGCCGAGCGCGCGAGCTCGGCGAGCTCCGCGAGGTGCACCTCGAACTCGTCGCGGTGGCGGCCCGCCGTCACGGCGACGAGGATCGCGCGGTCGCCGTCGCCGACGGTGCGGCCGGTGTCGAGGCGCGCGAGCTCCGCCTCGAGCTCGCGGACGAAGCGCTGGAAGTCGAGGTCGAGGTCGGCGGGGTGCGCGGGCGCGAGCCGCTCGGTCGGCTCCTCCTCGGGCGTCCGCGTCGCGCGCAGCGTCGCGGTGTGCGCGAGCCCGGGCAGCCCGTCCTCGCGCGCCGCGACGGTGACCATCGCGTCGAGCCGGAGCAGCGCGAGGTCCGTCAGGTCGTCGCGCGTGAGCCCCTCGTCGCCCAGGTGCGTGTGGATGCAGCGCAGGCCGCGCAGGCGCCCGCGCCCCGCGCGCAGGCGCCCCCAGTCGGGCAGCTCGATGCCGCTCGTCGAGCCGACCATCACGTGCGTCACCTCGCCGCGGCGGTCGACGAGCACGCCGACCTGGCGGCGGATGTCGCGGCTCGTCTCGGTCAGCTCGCGGGCCAGCTCGTTGGTGATCAGGCGGTCCGGCGGGAGGCGGCGGCGGGAGAGGCGCTCGAGTCGCCGCGTCTGGCTCGCCTTGAGTCCGTGCGTGTTGCCGTGGATGTGGATGACAGGGCTCCGTCGGACCCACGCGCTCCGGCGCTCCGGCGCGGCGACCGCAGCGGGAGCATACCGACGAAACGCGTCGCGTCGGCGGCTGCGGCGCGGGTTCTCCCCGGGGGCCGGACGTCCGCACGCGCGGTCGCCCGTGTACCTTCCCGCGTCGCGCGAGGCGCGGTGCGCGCGCCGGCCCGCGGCCGTCGCCGATCCGCGAAATCCCCGCCCGTGGTCCTTCGCGGCGTTCCGCGAGCCCAAGACGCGCGCGCGTCGAACCGAACAGGAGCCCCATGTCGCCGTCGCCGCACCCGCTCGCCGTCGTCGTCCTCGCTGCCGGAAAGGGCACGCGCATGAAGTCGCGCCGGGCCAAGGTGCTGCACGAGCTGTGCGGGCGGCCGATGCTCGGCCACGTGCTCGAGACCGCGTCGCGCGTGGGCGGCGACCGGTTGATCGTCGTGGTCGGGCGCGATGCCGACGAGGTCCGCCGCACCTTCGAGGGCCGCGCCGAGTTCGTGCTGCAGGCCGAGCAGAAGGGCACGGGGCACGCCGTCATGCAGGCGCTGCCCGCGCTCGAGGGGCATCGCGGCGACGTGCTCGTGCTCTACGCCGACACGCCGCTCCTGCGCGAGGAGTCGCTGCGCGCGATGCGCGAGCTGCGCGCGAGCGCGAACGCCGACCTCGTGATGCTGACGTCGCCCGAGCCGCTGCCGGGCGTTGTCGTGCGCGACGACCGAGGCCGCGTCCAGCGCATCGTCGAGCTCGTCGACGCGACGCCCGAGGAGCGCGCCATCCAGGAAGGCAACACGGGCGTGTACCTGATGGACGTCGATCTGCTGCGCGACGGCCTCGCCGCGCTCGACACCGACAACACGCAGGGCGAGCTCTACCTGACGGGCGTCGTCGCCTACGCGGTCGCGAAGGGCCGGCGCGTCGAGGCCATCCGGCTCGAGGACGCGAGCGAGTGCCTCGGCGTGAACACGCGCGGCGAGCTCGCCGAGGCCGCCTACGCCCTGCGCAGCCGGAAGATCGACGAGCTGCTCGACGCGGGCGTCACCATCGTCGACCCCGAGCAGACCTACGTCGACGTCGACGTCGTCGTCGGGCGCGACACGGTGATCGAGCCCGGCTGCGTCATCCAGGGCGACACGCGCATCGGCGAGGGCGTGCACGTGAAGCCGCACTGCACGATCGAGTCGAGCGTCCTCGACGACGACGTGGTGATCGGGCCGTGCGCGCACCTGCGCCCCGGCACCCATCTCATGAAGGGCGTGCGCATCGGCAACTTCGTCGAGGTGAAGAACAGCGTGCTCGGGCCCGGCGTGAAGGCCGACCATCTCTCCTACGTGGGCGACGCCGAGGTGGGTGCGGGCTCGAGCTTCGGCTGCGGCGCCATCACCGTGAACTACGACTGGGACGCCAAGCACCGCACCGTCGTCGGCGCGGGGACGCGCATCGGCTGCAACGCGAACCTGATCGCGCCGGTGACGCTCGGCGACGGCGCCGCCGTGGCCGCGGGCTCGACGGTGACGCTCGACGTGCCGGACGGCGCGCTCGCCGTCGCGCGCACGAAGCAGCGCAACATCGAGGGCTGGATGGCGCGCCGCGCGCGCGGCGCGCGGACCGACGGTGCGGGAACCGCGCCGGCGGCGACGGGCTCGAAGGCCGGAGCGGGTCGGGCGAGGTCCGCGGCCGGGGCGAAGCGGGCCGCGGCGACGAAGAAGGAGTCCGCCGGGACGAAGGCCGCCGGCAGGACGACCCGCTCGCGGAAGTCGAGCGCGAAGAAGTCGAGCGCGAAGAAGAAGAGCGCGAAGGGGCGCGCGACGCCGAAGCGCGCGACGAAGGCGGCGGCGAAGGAACGGCCGCGCGCCGGGAAGACGGCCGGGAAGAAGGTCGGGGCGCGCGGCGCGAAGGCGCGTCGCTAGGCGCGGAGCGAGCGGCCCGCCGGGCGGGCGCGGGGAGGCAGGCGCATGTGCGGGATCGTCGGAATCGTCGGGCGCGAGCGGCGCGCGATGGACGTGCTGGTCGACGGGCTCGCGAAGCTCGAGTACCGCGGCTACGACTCGGCGGGCGTCGCCATCCTCTCCGGCGGCGCACTCGAGGTGCGCCGCGCGGTCGGCAAGCTCGAGAACCTGCGGCGCGTGCTCGAGGCCGACCCGGTCGAAGGGCTCGTCGGCATCGGCCACACGCGCTGGGCCACGCACGGCAAGCCCTCCGAGCGCAACGCGCATCCCCACCGCGCGGGCTCGGTCGTGCTCGTGCACAACGGCATCATCGAGAACTACCGCGAGCTGCGCGCCGAGCTCGAAGCCGCCGGCCGCGAGATCGCGTCGGACACCGACACGGAGCTCATCGCGCACTGCATCGACGCCGAGCTCGCGAGCGGCGTCGACCTGCTCGGCGCCTGTCGCGCGGCGAGTCGCCGCCTCACCGGCTCCTACGCGTTCGCGGCGATCTCCGATCGCGACCCCGCGCACATGATCGCCGCCAAGCAGGGCGGCAGCCCGATCATCCTCGGCATGGCGGACGGGCACACGTATCTCGCGAGCGACGTTCCCGCGCTCCTCGATCACACGCGCCAGGTCACGTTCCTCGACGACGGCGACTTCGCCGTGCTCTCCGCCGACGGCGTGCAGATCGTCGACGCCGACGGCCGCCCGGTCGATCGCGACGTCAAGGCGATCGAGTGGAACCCCGTCGCCGCGCAGAAGGGCGGCTACGACCGCTTCATGCAGAAGGAGATCTTCGAGCAGCCGCGCGCGATCACCGACACGATCGGGACGCGCCTCGACGAGCAGGCCGCGCTCGTCGACCTCGACGGCATCCGCTTCACGCGCGCCGAGGCGGAGAAGATCCGCGGCATCTCGCTCGTCGCGTGCGGGACCGCGTACTACGCGTGCATGGTCGGGCGCTACATGATCGAGCAGATCGCGGGCATCCCGTGCGACGTCGACCTCGCGAGCGAGTTCCGCTATCGCAAGCCCGTCCTCGGCCAGGATCGCATCGTGATTCCCGTGTCCCAGTCCGGCGAGACGGCGGACACGCTCGCCGCGCTGCGCGAGGGCCGCTCGCAGGGCGCGCGCATCCTGTCCGTGTGCAACTGCCGCGAGTCGAGCATCGCGCGCGAGAGTGACGACGTGCTCTACACGCACGCGGGCCCCGAGATCGGCGTGGCGTCGACGAAGTGCTTCACGACGCAGGTCGTCGCGCTCTACCTCGTCGCGCTCGCGCTCGGCGCGGCGCGCGGGCGCCTCTCCGAGGACGAGCTCCGCGCGCACATCCGCGACCTGACGCGCCTGCCTCGCATGGTCGAGCAGGTGCTGCAGCTCGACGAGCACATCCAGGAGATCGCGCACCGCCACTTCAAGGCGCACGACTTCCTCTTCCTCGGGCGCGGCATCATGTATCCGATCGCGCTCGAGGGCGCGCTCAAGCTCAAGGAGATCAGCTACATCCACGCCGAGGGCTACGCCGCCGGCGAGATGAAGCACGGGCCGATCGCGCTGATCGACGAGAACATGCCCGTCGTCGTGATCGCGACGCGGGGCGAGCTGCACGAGAAGCTCGTGAGCAACCTCGAGCAGGTGCGCGCGCGCGACGGCAAGGTGATCGCGATCGCGACCGAAGGCGATCGCGAGATCGTCGACAAGGCGAACGACGTCGTGCACATCCCGCACCTCGGCGACTTCCTCACGTCGATCCTCGCCGTCGTGCCGCTGCAGCTGCTCGCGTACCACGTGGCGACGCGCAAGGGCACGGACGTCGACCAGCCGCGCAACCTCGCGAAGAGCGTGACCGTCGAGTAGCCTCCGCCGCCGCGCCCGCGCGACGGGCCGGGGGGAGCGCGCGTGACGTTCGACTTCTCGGAGGGCGGCTCGAGCCGGGCCGCGGACGCCGCCTCGCTCGCCGCGATCGTCGAGGGGCTGAACCCCGCGCAGCGCGAAGCGGTCGAGTGCACCGAGGGCCCGCTGCTCGTGCTCGCGGGTGCCGGCAGCGGCAAGACGCGCGTCCTCACGAGTCGCATCGCGCACCTGATCGGCGGCTGCGGCATCCCGCCCGACTCGATCCTCGCCGTCACGTTCACGAACAAGGCCGCCGGCGAGATGCGCGAGCGCGTCGAGAAGATGCTCGGGCCGGTCGGCGACGGCCTGTGGCTCGGCACCTTCCACTCCGTGTGCGTGCGCATCCTGCGGCGCGACATCGGCCATCTCGGCCGGTCGCGCGGCTTCGTGATCTACGACGAGAGCGATTCGCTCGGCGTGGTCAAGGAGGTGCTGCGACGCCACCGGCTCGACCCGAAGACGCACGAGCCGCGGCGTCTGCGCTGGCGCATCGACCAGTGGAAGAACCAGGGCGTGCTGCCCGCGCGCGCCGTCGAGCTCGCGAACGACATCGACGACGAGCTCTCGGCCGAGCTCTACGTCACCTACCAGCGCCTGCTCGCCGAGGCGAACGCGCTCGACTTCAACGACCTGCTGCTGCTCACCGTCGAGCTCTTCGAGCGCAACCCGGAGGTGCTGGCTCACTACCAGCGGCGCTGGCAGTACGTGCTCGTCGACGAGTACCAGGACACGAACCGCGTGCAGTACCAGCTCGTGCGGCTGCTCGCGGACGCGCACCGCAACCTGTGCGTCGTCGGCGACCCCGACCAGTCCATCTACGCGTGGCGCGGCGCCGACATCCGCAACATCCTCGACTTCGAGCGCGACTACGAGGACGCGCGCGTCGTCAAGCTCGAGCAGAACTACCGCTCGACGCAGCCCATCCTCACGGGCGCGTCGGCCGTGGTCCAGCACAACACGGGCCGCCGGCAGAAGCGCATGTTCACCGAGCGCGAGGGCGGCGAGGCGATCCGCGTCTTCGAGGCGGTCGACGACCGCGAGGAGTCGCAGTTCGTCGTGCGCCAGGTGCTCGACGCCACGCGGCGCGGCGCGCGCAAGCACGGCGACTTCGCCGTCCTCTACCGCACGAACGCGCAGTCGCGCGCGATCGAGGAGGAGCTGCTCAAGTACGACGTCCCGTACGCGGTGGTCGGCGGCGTGCGCTTCTACGACCGCGCCGAGATCAAGGACGTGCTCGCCTACCTGCGCCTGCTCGTGAACCCGCGCGACGACCAGGCGCTCCGGCGCATCGTGAACCGCCCGGTGCGCGGCATCGGCAAGACGACCGTCGAGCGCGCGGAGGAGGTGGCGGCGCGCGAGGGCATCGGGCTGCTCGACGCGCTCGGTCGCCTCGTCGAGACGGGCGCGGCGGGCACGAGCGCCGCGCGCGTCGTCGCCTTCCTCGACCTCGTCGCGGGGCTCGCGCGCGAGATCGAGGGCGCGCGCATCGACGACGCGCTCGCGCGCGTGATGGAGCGCAGCGGCTACCTCGCCGCGCTCGAGAAGGACGGGAGCCCCGAGGCGGAGGGCCGGCTCGACAACCTGAAGGAGCTGCTCGCGAGCGCCGAGGACTTCCACGCGGCGAACGTGCTCTCGCCCGACGACGAGCGCGGCGAGCTCGAGCTCTTCCTCGACCAGGTGGCCCTCATCTCCGACCTCGACGGCTACGAGCAGCGCGAGGAGCGCGTGTCGCTCATGACGGTGCACTCGGCGAAGGGCCTCGAGTACCCGTGCGTGCTGATCGTGGGCATGGAGGAGGGCATCTTCCCGCACGCGTCGTCCTCGCAGAGCGCCGAGGGCATCGAGGAGGAGCGCCGCCTCTTCTACGTCGCGATGACGCGCGCGATGGAGCAGCTGTGGATCTGCCACGCGGGCGAGCGGCGCCGCTACGGCGGGCGGAGCTACCAGCGGCCGTCGCGCTTCCTCGAGGAGCTCCCCGAGGAGCTGGTCGAGCGGATCGCGTCGCGTCCGACGCCGCGCACGCGCGATGCGCGCGGCTGGGACGGACGCGGTCGCCGCGACGGCGCGGGCGCATCCGGCGCATCGGGCACAACAGGCGACTGGGACGAGCCCTCGTTCGACTACTCCTTCTCGCAGGAGGGCGCCGAGGAGGCGTCGATCCGCAAGGGAACGCGCGTGCGCCACCCCACCTTCGGTCTCGGCACGATCGTCGCCGTCGTCGGCAACGGCCTCGAGCAGAAGCTGCGCATCAAGTTCGACCGCGTCGGCGTGAAGACCGTGATGGTCCGCTACGCGAACCTCGAGCTCGCCTAGCGAGCGTCCGCCGGCGCGCTCGTCGCCGGCCCCTTGAGCTCGACCGTGTTGCCGTCCGGGTCGCGGACGTACATCGACGGCCCCGACCCTCCCGCGCCGTAGCGCTCGCCGACGTCGCCCGGCGCGATGCCGTGCGCCGCGAGGTGCGCGCGCAGCGCGGCCTCGTCGAACGACGCGATCGCGACGGCGAAGTGGTCGACGTTGCGCGCGGCGTCGTCGGGGGCGCCGCCGCCCGCGGCGCCGAGCGGCGAGTCGACGGGCACGAGGTCGATCAGGCTCGCGCCCGCGCGCAGCTGCACGAGCCCGAGCGCGTCGATGCGGCGCTCGACCGGGCAGCCGAGCGCGTCGCGGTAGAAGCGCAGCGACGCGTCGAGGTCGCGGACGCGCACGACGACGTGATCGATTCCGGTGATCTCGATGGCGCTCATGGAACGACGACCTCCGTCTCGCCCGCGGCCTCGAGCACGGGCTGCGAGCGACCATCCTCGCTCGCCACGACGTGGACGGAAAGGCGGTGGCTCCCGGGCGCGAGCGCGGCCTCGGGCACGATCGCGCGCGCGACGAGCGAGCCGGCCGCGTGCGCGCGCGCCCAGCCGACGGCGCGGACGACGCCGTCCACCGCGAACGCGAGCGGAACGCGCTCGTCGGCGGCGGCCGGGCTTCCGTCCGCGTGGCGCAGGAAGACGGTGATGCGCGCGAGCGAGACGCCGTCCGGGTCGCGCGCGAGTGCCTCGACGGCCGCGCGGTCGAAGCGCGCGGCGAAGCGGGCGGGCGCGTCGCCCGCCCGTTCCGCGACGCGCACGCCGACCAGCTCGCGGTGCGGGCCGAACGCGTAGGCGTCGTCGTCGCCCGCGCCGAACAGCGCGAGCCTGTGCTGCAGACCCTCGCCTCGCGTCGCGAGATCGTCGGGAACCTCGTGGGCGCGGTCGTCGCGGTCCACCACGCGTCGACGCGCTCCCGTCGCATCGGCCCGCTCGCACGCGCGCGCCTCCGCGTCGCTCGCGATCGCGCATCCGTCGACGCGCCACGGAACCGCGACGCCGACCGCGCGCGCGAGCGTCGGCAGGACGTCGACGGTGAGCACCGGCTCGTCGACCACGGCGCCCGCGCGCTGTCCCGGCGCCTTCACGAACATCGGGATGCGGACGACGTCCTCGATCGCCGCGCCGTCGTCGAGCCAGCGCATGGAAGCACCCGGCCGGAACGACACGCCGTGGTCGGCGAGCACGACCACCGCCGCGTCGTCCCACGTCCCGAGCGCTTCGAGCCGCGCGCGCACGCGCGCGAGCATCGCGTCGACCGCGCCCACCTGGAGCAGGTACTGCTGCTCGGCCTGGTCGACGAGCCACGCGTCGTCGCCGAAGCGCTCCTGCTTGCCGAGGCCCGGCGAATCCCACGGCACGATGCGCCGCTCGCTCGGCAGGTACTCCCACGGCCGGTGCGGGAGCAGCACGTGCAGGAAGTGGAGACACGCGCGGCCGCAGGCGCCGAGACCCTCGACGAAGGCATCGACGCGCGCCTTGCGATCGACGAACCCCTCGAACACGGCCTTGCGGCCGAACACGGCGAGCTGACGGTCGCGATCGGTCGTCTCGCGGAAGCGTCCCCACGTCTCGCCGATCGACGGCAGGCGCGCGGCCCAGGCGGGCGGCAGCAGCACGTGCAGGTAGACGAGCGCCGCGTCGGCCGCGAGCGCGCGGAAGGCGCCGGGCTCGCGCGACGCTCGGGCACCCGCCTCGGGCTCGAAGAGCATCGTCTGCGACTCGACGACGTGCATCGCGTGGCTCGCGGCGAACAGCGCGAAGAGGTTCTCGGGATGGTCGGCCGCGCGCGGGAGGAGCGCCGGGTCGGGGAATCGTCCCGTGGCGATCGACGGCACGGCGTGCAGCGTCGACGTGTGCACGGCGCGCGCGCCGCGATACCAGGTGCTCGTGCGCGCGAGGGCGGCGAACGCCGGGTAGCGGACGGCGTCGATGTGGCCCTCGCGGTCGAGCAGGGCGGAGAGGCCGAACTCGTCGAGCACGACGACGACGATCGGCGCGTCCGATCGCACGTGGCTCGCGGCCGCGCGCGCGTCGCCCGCGGTGTCGACGACGAGCCGGGCAACCGGCCCCGCGAGCAGGAAGAGCGTGGCGAAGACGAGCGGCGCCGCGCCGAGGAGCGTCGCGAAGCGGCGCGCGAGCGCGCTCCGCCGGTAGAGCGCGGCGGCTCCGGCGCCGAGCGCCGCGGCGACGCCCGCCGCCCCCGTCGCGCCGAGGAACGCGAGCGCCGGTGCGCGGTGGAGCGGCGGCAGGGCGGTCGCGGCCGCGAGCGCGCCGATGGCGAGCGCGAGTGCGGCCGCGGCGGCGCGCTCGCCGAGCGCGCGCGCGACGGCGACCGGCGCGAGTGCGCCGAGCGTCGGCGCCAAGAGCGCGAGCGCGGCGAGCGCGACGACCTCGCCCGGTCGCGCTCCGTGCGCGACGAGGAACGGAGCGTGGCGCGCGAGCACGTCGAAGAGCGGCTGCGCGACCGCGAAGCCGCACGCGCCGAACAGCTGGACGGCCGCGATCCCGAAGCCGGGCCACGGGCCCCGCCGCGCGCGCGCGTCGCTCACGACCGGCCCCGGCCGAGGCGGCGCGCGAGCGGCCCGCGCAGGAAGGGGCGCTCGATCGCCGCGTACGAGCCGAGCGCGAGCGCGAGGCTCGCGCCGACGACGAGCCACGCGGTCGCCTGCGGCTGCGGGATGCGGAGCATCGCGAGCGCGCGCAGCACGGGCACGTGCCAGAGGTAGACGCTGAAGCTGACGACGCCGGCGAGGCGCAGCGCGCGGCTCTCGAGCGCGCGCGCGAGCGGTCCGCGCGCGCGCAGGGCTCCGAGCACGACCGCGCTCCACGCGATCCCGAACGGCAGGTAGGCGGTGTGGAGGAACGTCTTGTCGACGTCCGCGCCCGTCGCCGCGCGCGCGACGGACGGGAACGCGGCGACGACGGCCGCGAGCCCGGCCGCGGCGACCGCGTCGCCGGCGAGCGTGCGCGCGCGCGGAATCCGGTGGTCGAGGAACGCGGCGTACGAGCCGGCCGCGAACACGGGCAGGTACCAGCCGATCCACACCGAGTTGTTGGGCGTGTCGCCGGGCGGGAACAGCGCGCTCGACGCCGCGACGATCGCCGCCGTCGCGAGCGTGACGGGCACGAGCCGCCCGCCGAGCGCGCGCACGAGCAGCGCGTAGACGGGGATCGCGAGGTAGAAGGCGAGCTCGACGGGGATCGTCCAGTAGACGCCCTTGCCCTCGCGCAGCAGCATGTGACGCACCCACTGCTCGCTCGTGAGCGACGGGAAGGCCTGCGTCGGCCAGACCTCCGTGAACCCCCAGTTCACCGCGAGCACGACCCAGTAGAGCGGGAAGATGCGGAGCGCGCGCCGCGCCGCATAACGACGCCACGCCGCGGCGCCCCCGAACGCGGCGCCGGGCGCGACGAGCGGGCGCGTCAGCAGGAACGCGCTCAACACGAAGAACAGATAGACGCCGTACTTCCCCGTGCCCTGGAAGTCTGCGCCGGGGAGCGGGTGCAGGCCGAGGTTGCTCAGGTGGCTCGCGACGACGAGCGCGACGGCGATGCCGCGGAGCCCGTCGAGCGCGTCGACCTGCTCGTTCGACGACGATGTCCTGCGCAGGAAGTGCGCGTCGAGCCAGGCGCCGGGCGACACGCGGGCGAGTCTAGCGGCGGTTCGGAGCGCGGCGGGGCCGGTATGCTCGGCGCGCCCCGGGCCGGCGACCGCGCGCGGCCGCGGCACCTCGTGGCGGGGAGCGCCGATGCACTGGCTCTGGATCGCGATCGAGCTCGCCGTCGAGACGCTCGCCGCCTGGACCGTCGCCGTGCACGCGTGCATGGTGACGGGCGCCGCGTCCTGGGTCGCGCGCCCGCTCTTCGCCGGGCTCCTCGCGGCGCTCCTCGTCGCGCAGCGCGGGCGCTTCGCGCGGGCGGCCGCGCGCGGGCGCGACCCGGGCGAGCGCGCCACCGCGCTCGCCGCACTCGCGATCGGCGCCGCGTTCGGCGCGCTCTCGCTCTGCCTCCTCACGCCGAGCGGCGACGACTTCGACTTCTTCCACCGCGCACTCTGGCAGCAGGGCCATCCGGAGGCGCCCTTCGCGTTCCACGACACCGCGTTCGCGGCGGAAGGGCTCGCGGCGATCTCGCCGCTCCACGCGATGACGACGTGGGAGCACGGCATCGCCGCGGTCGCCGACGTGCTCGGGCTCGACGCGCTCGGCGTCTACCACAACGGCGCGATCGTCGCGTCGCACCTCGTGCTCGCGAGCGTGCTCGTGCTGCTCGTGCGCGAGCTCGGCTTCGGTGTGCGCGCGGCCGCCGCGGGCGCGATCGCCGCGTTCGCCTTCCTCGCCGTCGACGATCCGGGCCTGCGCTCGTTCGGGATCGCCTGGCGCATGCTGTGGGTCGGCAAGATGGTGCAGTGGCTCGTGCTGCTGCCCGCGGCCCTGCTGTTCGCGCTTCGCTATGCGCGCGCGCCCTCCGCGCGCGCGCTCCTGCACCCGGCCCTGTGCGGCGCGTGCGCGATCGGCCTGAGCGGAACGGGTGTATTCCTGCTGCCCGGCGTCTTCGCCGCCGCTTCGGTCGCGATGCTCGCACGCACCGCGTTCGCGCCGCGCGCGCTCGCGCGCGCCGCGGCGCTGAACGCGGGCTCGCTCTACTGCGTCGGCGTCGCCGCGCTCGTGCTCGCGCGCGTGCTCGCGCCGCCCGACGACGTGCGCGCGTGGACCGAGCCCTTCCCCGATGCCTGGTGGGCCAACCTCGCGCTCACGTTCGGCCACGTTCCGGGCGCGCTGCGCAACGCCGTGCTCGCGGTCGCGGTGCCGGCGCTCGTGCTGCGCGGCGCACCGCGCCGCTTCGTCGTCGCCTACGCCCTCGCCCTCGTCGCGCTGTTCGCGAACCCGCTCACGGGCCCGCTGTGGCTGCGCGCCGCGCAGCCCGGCGCGTACTGGCGCGTGATGATGCTCTTCCCGGTTCCGCTCGGCGCCGCGCTCGCCGCCGCCGCGCTCGTCGAGCGGCCGCGCGCGCGCACGTCGCTCGCCGCCGCCGCGCTCGCAGTGGTCGCGACGTGCGTCGCGCGCGCGACGCCGCCGCGCGAGGGCATCGCGCTGACGCACCGCTTCGGCTGGAAGGCGCCGCTCGATGTGCGCCTCCCGCCCGACGACCTTCGCTTCCTCGCGCCGCTGCGCGGCGAGCTCGCCGGAAGGCGGCTGCTCGCCGGCCAGGGCATCGCGACGTCGGCCGCGCTGCTCGTGCCGTCGCTGCGGCTCGAGGCCGCTCGCTTCATGGATACGCGCCACGTGTTCGCGAACGCGGGCCGCGCCGAGGAAGGGCGGCTGCGGCTCGCGGCCTGGCGCTGGGCGAGCACGTGCGAGCCCGACGCGGCCGGCGCGCGCGCCGCCGCCGCGCTCGTGCGCGACGGCGTCGATGCGGTGATCGCGCGCGACTGCCGCGGCGGCCGCGCGCGCGCGCCGACGAGGAGGAGCGCGTGCTCGCGGCGGCGCGCGCGCCGGTGGGCGAGCGCGCGCCGTGGGTCGAGGTCGCGCGCGCGCACGGCTACGCGCTCTGGCTGCGGCGCTGACGCGGCCCGCGGCCGAGCGCGCGCGAGCGCTCCGCGAGCGCTCCGAGAGCGCGACACCCGCCGCGCGCTGCGCGCGCGCTGCCGCGCGGCTGCGCGCGGTGCGTGTGCGCGCGCGGGCGGCGCGGCCGCCGTTCCTCCGCATCGCGCCGCCGCGCGCTTCCTGCCCCGGCGCGCCACGGATAGACTCCGCCGTCCCGATGGGTGCCGAGATCGATCCGACGACCGCGCGCTCCCGCCGCCGCCGCCCCGACGCGCCGTTCGGCGAGCTCCGCCGCGAAGCGCGTCTGCGCCTCCTGCGCATGCACCACCGCGCCGGCGTC
This genomic interval from Myxococcota bacterium contains the following:
- a CDS encoding acyltransferase, with product MSPGAWLDAHFLRRTSSSNEQVDALDGLRGIAVALVVASHLSNLGLHPLPGADFQGTGKYGVYLFFVLSAFLLTRPLVAPGAAFGGAAAWRRYAARRALRIFPLYWVVLAVNWGFTEVWPTQAFPSLTSEQWVRHMLLREGKGVYWTIPVELAFYLAIPVYALLVRALGGRLVPVTLATAAIVAASSALFPPGDTPNNSVWIGWYLPVFAAGSYAAFLDHRIPRARTLAGDAVAAAGLAAVVAAFPSVARAATGADVDKTFLHTAYLPFGIAWSAVVLGALRARGPLARALESRALRLAGVVSFSVYLWHVPVLRALAMLRIPQPQATAWLVVGASLALALGSYAAIERPFLRGPLARRLGRGRS
- a CDS encoding UvrD-helicase domain-containing protein, which produces MTFDFSEGGSSRAADAASLAAIVEGLNPAQREAVECTEGPLLVLAGAGSGKTRVLTSRIAHLIGGCGIPPDSILAVTFTNKAAGEMRERVEKMLGPVGDGLWLGTFHSVCVRILRRDIGHLGRSRGFVIYDESDSLGVVKEVLRRHRLDPKTHEPRRLRWRIDQWKNQGVLPARAVELANDIDDELSAELYVTYQRLLAEANALDFNDLLLLTVELFERNPEVLAHYQRRWQYVLVDEYQDTNRVQYQLVRLLADAHRNLCVVGDPDQSIYAWRGADIRNILDFERDYEDARVVKLEQNYRSTQPILTGASAVVQHNTGRRQKRMFTEREGGEAIRVFEAVDDREESQFVVRQVLDATRRGARKHGDFAVLYRTNAQSRAIEEELLKYDVPYAVVGGVRFYDRAEIKDVLAYLRLLVNPRDDQALRRIVNRPVRGIGKTTVERAEEVAAREGIGLLDALGRLVETGAAGTSAARVVAFLDLVAGLAREIEGARIDDALARVMERSGYLAALEKDGSPEAEGRLDNLKELLASAEDFHAANVLSPDDERGELELFLDQVALISDLDGYEQREERVSLMTVHSAKGLEYPCVLIVGMEEGIFPHASSSQSAEGIEEERRLFYVAMTRAMEQLWICHAGERRRYGGRSYQRPSRFLEELPEELVERIASRPTPRTRDARGWDGRGRRDGAGASGASGTTGDWDEPSFDYSFSQEGAEEASIRKGTRVRHPTFGLGTIVAVVGNGLEQKLRIKFDRVGVKTVMVRYANLELA
- a CDS encoding sulfatase-like hydrolase/transferase; translation: MSDARARRGPWPGFGIAAVQLFGACGFAVAQPLFDVLARHAPFLVAHGARPGEVVALAALALLAPTLGALAPVAVARALGERAAAAALALAIGALAAATALPPLHRAPALAFLGATGAAGVAAALGAGAAALYRRSALARRFATLLGAAPLVFATLFLLAGPVARLVVDTAGDARAAASHVRSDAPIVVVVLDEFGLSALLDREGHIDAVRYPAFAALARTSTWYRGARAVHTSTLHAVPSIATGRFPDPALLPRAADHPENLFALFAASHAMHVVESQTMLFEPEAGARASREPGAFRALAADAALVYLHVLLPPAWAARLPSIGETWGRFRETTDRDRQLAVFGRKAVFEGFVDRKARVDAFVEGLGACGRACLHFLHVLLPHRPWEYLPSERRIVPWDSPGLGKQERFGDDAWLVDQAEQQYLLQVGAVDAMLARVRARLEALGTWDDAAVVVLADHGVSFRPGASMRWLDDGAAIEDVVRIPMFVKAPGQRAGAVVDEPVLTVDVLPTLARAVGVAVPWRVDGCAIASDAEARACERADATGARRRVVDRDDRAHEVPDDLATRGEGLQHRLALFGAGDDDAYAFGPHRELVGVRVAERAGDAPARFAARFDRAAVEALARDPDGVSLARITVFLRHADGSPAAADERVPLAFAVDGVVRAVGWARAHAAGSLVARAIVPEAALAPGSHRLSVHVVASEDGRSQPVLEAAGETEVVVP
- a CDS encoding VOC family protein, coding for MSAIEITGIDHVVVRVRDLDASLRFYRDALGCPVERRIDALGLVQLRAGASLIDLVPVDSPLGAAGGGAPDDAARNVDHFAVAIASFDEAALRAHLAAHGIAPGDVGERYGAGGSGPSMYVRDPDGNTVELKGPATSAPADAR